GGAGCGAGCCCAGAGCTGCCTCTTCGGCGCGCCGGGAGCTGCTGGCTCCGCGCCTGGGCTGCCCGAGCGCGCTGCCTCGTCCCTCCGGAGCGGGCCTCGCCGCGGTGCTGCCCGGAGGGGGGCGAAGCGGCCGCGGGAGGCCTCGGCTCCCTCTCCGCTGCGCTCCTGGGGCCGGCGCTCCTCCTCGGCCCAGACAGGCGAGCTGGGGCGGGGTGTCTGGGGCCACCTACGCATCCTGAGGCTCGGGGGCGGGCCGCTGGTGCTCTCCGGCCGCCCCGTGGGGGCGGAGAGCGGGGCCCGCAGGGGAGGCCTGTGCCGAGGGGCTCCGTGTGCGGGCCCGCCAGCCGCCTTCCTCCCCTGACGGCGCCCCTTCGTGGGAAGGCGTCTCGACTTTATGCATGTTAAAATCTGCTTGGGCTGCGGTAACTACCCCGCGCACGGGTTTTTACGTGAAATGCATTTCCTGCGGTTTTGAGTCCTGCCTCGCGCGCTCGGTATTACGCTATACCAAGGCTCCTTTTGCATTTGAAGAGCGTGACCTCAAGTAGTCCTCTCTTGTTTGAGAACGTTGATGGTTTGGGTTACACGTTCTTTGAAGTTACAGCTTATAGGACGCCAAAACCCTGAAAGGAGTTTTTGGTCCAAAAATAAGACTGgtagagatttttaaaatacattggtGTCTCAGACGTGACAGGTGTTTTGTAGCAGTTTCTAGATGTAGACTTGGCAACAAAAAATGGTAGTCCAGCGTTATTGTGGCTTTGTTGCTATGTCTGTACAAGCTGTAGGGATCTAAGAAGTGTGCCTTGCTAGTTACAGGTGCCAAAGTGATAAACTCAGAGAAGGTTCTTAGAACATGGATATCCAAAAATAAGTTAAAGCTTTAAGttcctgttttctgaaagacttttcccccctgttttttattttaacgATGTCTACGTTATACAAGTGTTTTTTTGAGAACTTTGTTATTAATAGCTTGATTTTATGCCTACTGGGTGCTATTTCTCAAATAGCAGGTTTTCATGTGATGCCTCATATTTCCCTGCTCACTTCAGTGACTAGTTGTAGGGGTTTGTGCTAGTCAGGGAACGGTTAATTAGCTTTAATTTCTGGCAGTGGCTTAGCTTCCCCAGAAGGGAGGTGGAGGACAGGTGGTAACTACCAGGCTGTTTGCAGTAATTAAGACTAGTTAGCTGTTCTGTGGCTTAAGTCAAGACGCTGTAATCTTCCCCCATGAATTCACCTGCAAACCGTTTAGGAATAAATTTACAGTTTGGAAAACTGCATTAGTAATGATCATAATAGGTATATTTCTTCTGATCTTATTCTCTAATTGCTTTGTTATGGTAAATAATTTAGCAATAGTTGCaagttgaaggaaaaaaattccagagTGATGCTAACTGAAAGGCTTTAGCTGAAAGTTAAGTGTATGTTAATAAAAACTTAAGTCCAGGTAGAATTCTAGCTTCGACTGGTAAGTTGTAAAATACTGACCTTGTTGAACAGAACCTTAAATCTAACATAGACTTCAGGTGAAACAGCTCCTTGTAGACAAACATTAGGTAGttggctgggattttttttttttttaagcaaattagGAGTATGAACTTGAAATGCTGCTTGGGATTTAATAACAATTTCAGTGGAAAGATTGTGGGAGAATGATGgcaatgagaagaaaaatctgtttaaagaaaaaaaagaattaaaataagatCATTGGGCTAGTGTTTGCTGTGGGtttttacatatatgtgtgtgtatatgtatgtcaTAATGCTAAAAGTTTGTATGAAACAAGTCATCAAAGCCATGCTGCTGCAAGTAATCCCTTGAACAGCTGGCAAATggccaactttttttttattaccattATATAGATAATAGAACTTAATGGTTTCCTGATGTACTTAATACTCCaaaatgtgatatttttttctgtgtggagGTGCTATTTAAGCTATTCTAAATCTAActctcagtatttttaaagacacCTAAAATACTCTGATTTCTCAActatattgatttttcttttctgtaagtgGGTCTGTTTCTTGCATTTAGTGTAACTCCACCATTGTGCTTATTAGCTAAAGCTGTGTGAAGCTACTTTGACTGTGCTTTAATTACATCTAAATGATCATTGCATTAGTTTTCTCTGCCTAAGAAGTGGGTGTGCACAGAGGAaaagttaattccttttatcttttacattaaaatttgaCTAAATAGATGAAGATCTGATTATGCTTGATATACATCCTCCCCAGATCTCAAAGCTTTTGAAAGAAGACTTACTGAATATATTGCATGTTTGCAACCAGCTACAGGACGTTGGAGAAGTAAGTTTGATGTTCCAAGGCATAAATGGGATTCTCTCTTTCAAGCTTTTTAGATTTACCAGTGTATATCTTTGATTTATGTTTGCCCAAACAAAAATCTGTGCTTATACTTTCTAAAATTTCTGTGGTGCACGTTCAAATGCTCTGCAACAAGATAATACAAGATACCAGACTGATACTTTAGCCAGAGTTAGAAAAATGAGGTCAAGATTGAATTGGCTCAAGGCtgaattattctgaaaatagtTGGCCCAGTAAGTTGctgtatttgtttctgttttattttggttttttgttgttggtgttTTTTGAAGGCTCAGACTTCCCAGACTGTCACTATAGTTACTTGAACTAAATATGACTGGGTGAGATAGTCCCTATAAAATTGAAGGTGAAAAACTTAACAGCAGTGTGCCTTAACGGCAGAATATGTCCTCATGTCTGTTCCAACAGGAAAGCTTGAAGGTGGGGGGAAGGCAAAAAATACCCCAGATATTCTGCCAACTTTGGGATCAGGAGTCCATGGTGGAAAcagactgctttttttgttcGAAGATTCTGCTGAAGTTTCCATACTCAAAGAATACAGACATTTTTTAGAACATATAAAATAGCATATTTTCTCCTGAGAGGCCAAGAGGTTAATTTCAAATGAAGGAACTGGAGGAATGActacttaaaaagcaaaaacaaaaaaaccatcccaccccaaaacacaacCAACCAAATGCTACCGCCCCAACCCCCGTTGTTTTAAAGCAATTGGGAGGCAACCAGGTATTTGTAAGTAAATCGGTGCAACTTGTGTGCACCTACTGTAGGAATGCATTTGGCTTCCAGAGTTGCTATTTACTGTCAgctataataataaaaattaaaaagtactgGAAACTTCTAAGCGTATTTAAATGAGGTTTGCGTAACTAAGTATTATGTTCACTAGCTAACTTTTTTCCTAACTGCTTGTTTTGCTAGTTTTGTAATTAATGTATAAGAGGGAGTTTTTAATTATAATGGGATATTTAACCTAATGTTAACTTTTCCTCCTGTtatcctggggaaaaaaggtatttatatAGAGAAGATGCTCTATGCTTTTGATAGATCTTTTAcaactttcttttgaaaacataacTTCTAATcgttacttttttattttgtttttaattttgtagtaTCAGTAAGGAATATGCAACTCAGTAGTAAATTATAGCAGTCTTGCAAACCTGAAAGTAGTATATCATGAAtatctgggttttgttttcaggttcTTTCCTATGACCCTAAAGTCTGGTAACTCTGggtcttctctttttttgtgttggtctttgttttccttcccctcccctcccgccccctccctggTAAAAGACTTTATTTACATCCAGAACTTCAGGCTTCACAGAAAACACTCAGAACTGCCAAATGTCCAATGAAAGCTGCAAGGCTTTATGGGTGTGCAacagagcaagagctttctgtaCCTTTacatttgttctgttttctttttccatcaaCCCCTGTTCCCCAACCCTTTGTAGTATCTCAAAATCAGTCTGGTATCTTGTGTTACTCTAGTACGTATCTAGCATTATCCATTTACAGTGAATTGATTATTCTTCCTAGGCCATTCTGGATGTGTAGAGGTTTTTGTTAATCTTCATGTGTTAAAGCAAACATGCCTTCTGACTCCTGTTtaaattttgtgggtttttctcTGTGTCAGCTTTCCTTGCTTGTTATTGTGTTGATTGGGGTAGGGAGCTTAACACAACTTAGATGTGCCACTGAAACTGCTGGTGCTAATGCCTCAGGATCTTATGCAGAAGAGCTAGCAGGGTAGAAGCTTTAGTTCTGCTCTGTAATTTAATGGTGCTGCATTTCTGTTGCCTAGACTGCATAAGCTCAAATAGCATGCTGAACATTTGGTACAACTCTTACTCCAGTCTTCCAACTCGTATTTGTGCTAGCTGTGATACTTTagaaacttttaatttcttcaaagcATCAGGATATTTTTACTTGAAAGAATTTAGATTTTGGTACCTACTTGTCCTGTCTAGAAAACTTGTACAGAATCTTTATGGTTTCACACAATATAAGTTTCTTTGCCTATTTTAATTTCTACCTTCCAAGTAGAAGCTTTTCTTACCTCAGAAGtgggagaagaaataaatgcttatgagctgctgctgaaaaataaatggtttttAATAGGAGTGGGGTATACTGTTTATGACTCTCATCCTTTTCTTTATCAGTGATTCTGATAGTGGTATCAGTCTGCACAGCAACTGGTGCTTGGAACTGGTTAATAGACCCAGAGACACAAAAGGTAAAGATCATGCTAATCCTGAATGTAGTCCGTTTCATAGCTTGATGTTGCAGTCAAGTGATATAGTATATTGCAAACTGAAAGGCTAAATAAAGGTGGTTCTCCCATGCAActgggaaataatttttagttAAGCTCTCAAGCTGTCTGGAATTGTTGTGGCATATGTCCTGGGACAATGCCTATTAAAATGCTGTCCCTTGAATGATTATCTAAAGAATTGTTCACAAGTACTTAGAAACGGCTAgaagcagtatttctttttaaattaagtgaACTAGGCAGCAACTTTGTGaatgtttttagaaaatatatagTGGGACTAATCTGATTTCTTTCCTAGGTGTCATTTTTCacatcactttggaatcacCCATTTTTCACCATTAGCTGTATTACCCTAATAGGCTTGTTCTTTGCTGGAATACATAAAAGAGTGGTGGCACCATCAATGTATCCTTCGATCATATTTGTCAGTTTAAAACTGGTGTAGTTACTGCTGTTATTGAAGCCTATGCTAAtaatgctttttcagtttttatttactCTGTGTACAAGTGTTAGCTGCTTTCCTTGACACAATGCACACAGTATAGCAGCCCGATGTCGAACTGTTTTGGCAGAATATAATATGTCCTGTGATGATGTAAGTGTTAGTGGTTCATTGCCTAaaccttgtttttaaaaaaaatgcaagtaattTGAAAAGGCACgtttttttattctgaacagCACTTGCATACACCTTAACAAATGCTGTGTGTCTGTAAAACTGGAATGTAGAATATTTAAGTATTGTTCTGTGTGTCATTTTAAACTTAGCCTGTAAAATTGAACTTGAAGTGCAATTGTTGGGCTCAACTTTCAGGGTCTAaactttatatattttttctgtcttgcagactgggaaattaattttgaaaccTAGGCCTCATGTTCAATAAGGGCTGTCTTCCTTCAGTTTTTTCCACTGCCATGGAAACCaaaaaatgacctttttttaaGGTagtatgacagaaaaaaaaccaaacaggacTGGTTGTCACTGCCTGGGAGTGAAAGTCTTACACAGTTGACAGTCAAAGTGTGCAATATTACTTTCTTGAATATTTACCCCAATTCTTTGTTATCATATTATCAGTGCTTTTGCTATTTCTGATTACCTCTTTTTCAGTATTAGTGTCACTTTTTTTACTTCAGCTAGAACAGAACATACAGGTGAAGTATGTTAATTGCCTATGAAGTTGAACTTGAAAGTCAAACCTCATTTGTGTTATGTGTCTTTGCAAGCTATT
This genomic window from Haliaeetus albicilla chromosome 10, bHalAlb1.1, whole genome shotgun sequence contains:
- the CNEP1R1 gene encoding nuclear envelope phosphatase-regulatory subunit 1; this encodes MNSLDQAEDLKAFERRLTEYIACLQPATGRWRMILIVVSVCTATGAWNWLIDPETQKVSFFTSLWNHPFFTISCITLIGLFFAGIHKRVVAPSIIAARCRTVLAEYNMSCDDTGKLILKPRPHVQ